A single genomic interval of Rhododendron vialii isolate Sample 1 chromosome 3a, ASM3025357v1 harbors:
- the LOC131319445 gene encoding pyruvate kinase 2, cytosolic-like — translation MQGGQVAVEGPVLRLASVLTPSKPKFFPSLTKVVGTLGPNSRSVEVIEACLEAGMSVARFDFSWLDENYHQETLDNLRVAVKNVKRLCAVMLDTMGPALQVRNKSGNPIELMAGNQVTITPDVTREPSAEILPVNYLGLANAVIKGDTIFVGQYLFTGIETTSIWLEVLETRGKDILCLVKNSATLQGSIFTMHASQVHIDLPTLTDVDRQAISNWGSRNKVDFISLSYTRHVEDVRELRAFIKAQNLHETQIFAKVETVEGLRHFDDILEEADGIILSRGNLGIDLPPEKVFLFQKSAIHRCNMIGKPVIITRVVDSMTANLRPTRAEATDVANAVLDGADGILLGPETLRGMYPIEAIKTVGRICAEAEVVCNQSLQFKRVAKHVGEPMSHAESVASSAVHTATKVKAAMIVVFTSSGGAARLIAKYRPSVPVFAVVIPRLSTNSLKWTFTGSSQARQLLGVRGVYPILASPNVATSGGSSEESGLKLALDHGKTMGLLKPNDQVVVFQKIGDSSVVKIVVFQDQLHS, via the exons ATGCAAGGAGGACAAGTGGCGGTTGAAGGGCCAGTACTCCGACTAGCCTCCGTTCTTACTCCCTCAAAAccg AAGTTTTTCCCGTCCCTGACGAAAGTAGTTGGAACCCTCGGACCAAATTCACGATCGGTTGAAGTAATTGAGGCATGTCTAGAGGCAGGAATGTCAG TTGCGCGTTTTGATTTTTCGTGGTTAGATGAAAACTACCACCAGGAAACTCTCGACAATTTAAGAGTAGCTGTGAAGAATGTGAAGAGGCTATGCGCT GTTATGCTAGATACTATGGGTCCGGCACTTCAGGTACGCAATAAGTCTGGGAACCCAATTGAGCTGATGGCCGGGAATCAGGTGACTATTACTCCAGATGTTACCAGAGAGCCATCAGCAGAGATCTTACCAGTTAACTATTTGGGGCTTGCGAAT GCGGTAATCAAAGGTGATACCATCTTCGTGGGGCAGTACCTCTTCACAGGAATTGAAACCACCTCTATATGGTTAGAG GTTTTGGAGACAAGGGGTAAGGATATCCTATGTCTAGTGAAGAACAGCGCAACCCTTCAAGGATCTATTTTTACCATGCATGCATCACAAGTTCACATCGATTTGCCTACTTTAACTGACGTTGACAGACAG gCTATTTCAAATTGGGGGTCCCGCAACAAAGTCGACTTCATTTCACTTTCGTACACACGGCATGTAGAAGATGTTCGAGAG CTCAGAGCTTTCATTAAAGCTCAGAATCTCCACGAAACTCAGATATTCGCCAAGGTTGAGACGGTAGAG GGATTGAGACATTTTGATGATATCCTTGAGGAAGCAGATGGCATTATCCTTTCTAGAGGGAATTTGGGAATTGACTTACCTCCAGAAAAG GTTTTCTTGTTTCAGAAGTCTGCCATTCATAGGTGTAACATGATTGGAAAACCTGTCATTATTACTCGAGTGGTCGATAGTATGACTGCAAATCTACGACCAACTCGTGCGGAAGCAACAGATGTTGCCAATGCTGTTCTTGATG GAGCCGATGGTATATTATTGGGACCAGAAACACTTCGGGGCATGTATCCGATTGAGGCTATAAAAACTGTGGGGAGAATTTGTGCTGAA GCTGAAGTTGTTTGTAATCAGTCTCTTCAATTCAAGAGAGTAGCCAAACATGTTGGAGAGCCAATGTCTCATGCAGAATCTGTAGCGTCATCAGCG gTACATACAGCTACTAAAGTCAAGGCTGCCATGATTGTCGTGTTCACTTCTTCCGGCGGAGCAGCAAG GTTGATTGCAAAGTATAGGCCATCAGTGCCAGTGTTTGCTGTTGTCATCCCTCGACTCAGTACGAACTCATTGAAATGGACTTTCACTGGTTCATCACAG GCTAGGCAATTGCTTGGTGTAAGAGGAGTCTACCCTATTTTGGCCAGTCCTAATGTG GCTACCTCAGGTGGTTCTAGTGAAGAATCTGGCTTGAAACTTGCCCTTGATCATGGAAAAACTATGGGGTTACTGAAACCTAATGACCAGGTGGTTGTCTTTCAAAAGATTGGGGATTCTTCGGTTGTCAAAATCGTTGTATTTCAAGACCAGCTACACAGTTAA
- the LOC131318646 gene encoding disease resistance protein RGA2-like: protein MWVCISNDFDVRRILIKLLQAGNPNGDASYSNEGLEQLQNQVRNVLRGDKFLLFLDDVWNEDRVEWKKLEDLLITQARGSRIVVTTRSKMVASIVRTSSVGQYELRGLSNKDCLDILVKWAFKEGDENKHPNLVNIGKEIVKKCGGVPLAARTLGAFLFSKTNERDWLFVRDNEMWAIVQKENDILPILKLSYDQMPSYLKYCFAYCSLFEKDEIIYGKKLIYVWMALGFVQCVDTENELEYIGEGYILELVRRSFLEPEYTGSFNPAEREAYKMHDLVHDLAQYVAGNEFLTIRRPITEAIPETVRHVSFGLNTYCSFSRPLMEAEKLRTIVYPSNRERTVRSPFEPAIASFKSLRVLEGLDLPENIGELKLLRYISINAPANLPNSLCMLLNLQYLDLSESNVSRLPEDFWKLTSLRFLGLTTTLTCLPKQGIGRLTSLRTLYFYECDNLETLGEGIEHLSCLRDLVLQSCSKLVSLPAGFRHLISLERLDIRRCESLNLSEDDDDLKGLISLKNLRLVHLPRLVNLPKGLLDATATLTHLMIVGCENFTSPSESVLPNLLSLQSLEIVFCDKVASLPGGMQRLTELQYLWIYRCRLNTSRYREGGEDWPKIAHVPNIEIDD, encoded by the coding sequence ATGTGGGTCTGTATCTCTAATGATTTTGATGTCAGAAGAATCCTAATTAAATTATTGCAAGCGGGCAATCCCAATGGGGACGCTAGTTATAGTAACGAAGGGCTTGAGCAGTTGCAAAACCAAGTTAGAAATGTGTTGCGAGGAGAtaagtttcttctttttctcgaCGACGTCTGGAATGAGGACCGTGTAGAGTGGAAAAAATTGGAGGATTTGTTAATAACACAAGCTAGAGGAAGTAGAATTGTTGTAACCACACGCAGTAAGATGGTTGCTTCAATTGTCAGAACCAGCAGCGTGGGACAATATGAACTTAGAGGTCTTTCTAACAAGGACTGCTTAGATATATTGGTGAAGTGGGCATTTAAAGAAGGGGATGAGAATAAGCATCCGAACCTAGTCAACATCGGTAAGGAAATTGTTAAAAAGTGTGGAGGTGTACCTCTTGCAGCGAGGACCTTAGgagcatttttgttttcaaaaacaaatgaacGGGATTGGTTGTTCGTGAGGGACAATGAGATGTGGGCCATTGTACAAAAGGAGAATGATATCTTACCGATATTGAAGTTGAGTTATGACCAAATGCCGTCATATTTAAAATACTGCTTTGCATATTGTTCATTGTTTGAGAAAGATGAAATCATTTATGGAAAGAAGTTGATTTATGTTTGGATGGCCCTAGGGTTTGTCCAATGTGTGGACACGGAAAATGAATTAGAATATATAGGGGAAGGATATATTCTCGAGCTTGTAAGGAGGTCCTTTCTTGAACCAGAGTATACGGGCTCTTTTAATCCAGCTGAAAGGGAGGCATACAAAATGCATGATCTTGTTCATGACCTTGCACAATATGTGGCAGGTAATGAATTCTTGACAATTAGAAGGCCTATTACCGAGGCAATTCCTGAGACGGTTCGACACGTATCATTTGGTTTGAATACATATTGCTCGTTTTCAAGACCTTTGATGGAAGCCGAGAAGTTGCGGACGATAGTCTACCCAAGCAATAGAGAGCGTACGGTTAGATCACCTTTTGAACCAGCAATTGCAAGTTTTAAAAGCTTACGTGTACTAGAAGGCCTTGACTTGCCAGAAAATATAGGGGAATTGAAGTTGTTAAGGTACATCAGCATAAATGCACCTGCCAATCTCCCAAACTCGCTTTGCATGCTATTAAACTTGCAGTACTTGGATCTCTCCGAGTCAAATGTGTCTCGATTGCCCGAAGATTTCTGGAAACTAACTAGCCTGCGGTTTTTGGGCTTGACAACAACATTGACGTGTCTGCCAAAACAAGGAATCGGTAGGTTGACTTCTCTCCGGACGTTGTACTTTTACGAGTGTGACAATTTGGAGACTTTGGGTGAAGGGATAGAACATCTCTCTTGCCTTCGGGATTTGGTCTTACAGAGCTGTTCTAAGCTGGTTTCATTGCCAGCTGGCTTTAGGCACCTCATTTCCCTCGAGCGTTTGGATATTCGTAGGTGTGAAAGTCTTAATTTATCggaggatgatgatgatttAAAGGGGCTTATAAGTCTTAAGAATTTGAGATTAGTTCATCTCCCAAGGTTGGTGAATTTGCCCAAGGGGCTTCTGGATGCTACTGCTACGCTCACTCATTTGATGATTGTAGGCTGTGAGAACTTTACTTCACCATCAGAGTCCGTCCTCCCAAATCTCCTATCACTTCAATCGCTTGAAATAGTTTTTTGTGATAAGGTTGCGTCCCTGCCAGGAGGGATGCAACGCCTCACTGAGCTACAGTATTTGTGGATTTACCGGTGTAGGCTCAACACCAGCAGATATCGTGAAGGAGGAGAGGATTGGCCGAAGATCGCCCACGTACCTAATATTGAAATTGATGATTAA
- the LOC131318643 gene encoding pentatricopeptide repeat-containing protein At3g18020, with protein sequence MFLLQFSSPKTPINHRTIARSFSLFASQPPQPMREPEEREVSITNRNYWTKKIHRLCDVDNDVDGALRLLDHLCLRGYFPDSLNISSIIHALCESHRFSEAHHRFSLSIDSGFVPDERTCNVLIARLLDSKNPYYTLHVFRRLIAMKPRFVPNLVNYNRFMDQFCWLSQPIEAHKLFVDMRSRGHCPNAVSYTTLINGYCKTGDVVSAQKLFDEMSECGVQPNALTYSVLVRGILRQRKFERGKELMGNLWQKMIDENDSSVNNAAFANIIESLCHEGLFQDVFMIAEDMPQGKSVPEEFAYGQMIDSLCKVGRYNGAARVAYIMKMKGFIPSLVSYNSIVHGLCKEGSCMRAYQLLEEGIEFGYWPSEYTYIVLIEGLCLEADLCKAKEVFQIMLKKEGVDRTRIYNIYLRALCLMNNPTELLNVLVFMLQSQCKPDVITLNTIISGFCRMGRIEEALKIMNDMLMGKFTSPDAVTFTSVICGMLNVGRIREALDLLHKVMPEKGVRPGVVTYNAVLRGLFKLHRESKAMEVFSSMDSDGVVANSTTYTIIVDGLCESNQIEEAKRIWDDVIWPSNIHDDFVYAAILKGLCRSGKFNEACNFLYELVDCGVSPNIVNYNILIDSACKLGLKADAYQIVGEMRKNGLNPDAVTWRILDRLHGNVGKQVCISANTQFEVGLQEFHC encoded by the coding sequence ATGTTTCTTCTGCAGTTTTCATCACCTAAAACTCCAATCAACCACAGAACTATAGCTagatccttctctctctttgccTCTCAACCACCACAACCAATGCGTGAACCAGAGGAAAGAGAAGTGAGCATAACAAACAGGAATTACTGGACCAAAAAGATTCACAGACTGTGTGATGTGGACAATGATGTCGACGGAGCCCTTCGCCTTCTCGACCACCTCTGCCTACGTGGCTACTTCCCTGATTCTCTCAATATCAGTAGCATAATTCACGCTCTCTGTGAGTCCCACCGCTTCTCTGAAGCTCACCATCGCTTTTCACTCTCCATCGATTCCGGTTTTGTCCCTGACGAGAGGACGTGCAATGTTCTCATTGCTCGCTTGTTAGATTCGAAAAACCCATACTATACATTGCATGTGTTTCGTCGTTTGATTGCGATGAAGCCCCGTTTCGTACCTAACTTGGTGAATTACAATCGTTTTATGGATCAATTCTGCTGGTTGTCTCAACCCATTGAAGCGCATAAGTTGTTTGTTGATATGAGGAGTAGGGGGCACTGTCCAAATGCTGTTTCATACACCACGCTCATTAATGGGTACTGCAAAACTGGGGATGTGGTTTCTGCCCAGAAATTATTTGATGAAATGTCCGAATGTGGAGTACAGCCCAATGCTCTCACATATAGTGTCTTGGTTCGTGGAATTCTACGGCAGAGAAAGTTTGAACGTGGGAAGGAGCTAATGGGCAATCTATGGCAGAAAATGATAGATGAAAATGATTCATCAGTGAACAATGCCGCTTTTGCTAATATCATTGAGTCTTTGTGTCATGAAGGGTTGTTTCAGGATGTGTTCATGATTGCAGAAGATATGCCTCAAGGGAAAAGCGTTCCTGAGGAATTTGCCTACGGACAGATGATAGACTCGCTTTGTAAAGTGGGGAGATATAATGGGGCTGCACGGGTTGCTTACATTATGAAAATGAAAGGTTTTATTCCGAGCTTGGTATCTTACAATTCTATTGTACATGGTCTCTGTAAAGAAGGCAGTTGTATGAGGGCTTACCAGTTGTTGGAAGAGGGCATTGAATTTGGGTATTGGCCTTCTGAATATACTTATATTGTTTTGATAGAAGGTCTTTGTTTGGAAGCTGATCTTTGTAAGGCGAAAGAAGTTTTTCAAATCATGTTAAAGAAGGAAGGTGTGGACAGAACAAGGATCTACAATATCTATTTAAGAGCTCTTTGTCTTATGAACAACCCAACTGAACTTTTGAATGTGCTTGTTTTCATGCTTCAGTCCCAGTGCAAGCCTGACGTCATTACCCTCAACACCATTATTAGTGGATTCTGCAGAATGGGGAGAATCGAAGAGGCTTTGAAAATAATGAACGATATGTTGATGGGAAAGTTTACTTCACCAGATGCTGTAACCTTCACTAGTGTTATCTGTGGCATGTTAAATGTTGGAAGAATACGAGAAGCTCTTGATTTATTGCATAAAGTAATGCCTGAGAAGGGTGTTAGACCTGGTGTTGTGACTTATAATGCAGTTCTTCGTGGATTATTTAAACTACATAGAGAGAGTAAAGCAATGGAGGTTTTCAGCAGCATGGACAGTGATGGTGTAGTGGCAAACAGTACTACCTACACTATCATAGTTGATGGGTTATGCGAGTCTAATCAGATAGAGGAAGCAAAGAGGATTTGGGATGATGTTATTTGGCCATCAAATATTCATGATGATTTTGTGTATGCAGCCATTCTTAAAGGGCTTTGCCGGTCAGGCAAGTTTAATGAGGCTTGCAATTTCTTATATGAATTGGTAGATTGTGGGGTTTCCCCGAATATAGTGAACTATAACATTCTGATTGATAGTGCTTGCAAGTTAGGTTTGAAGGCAGATGCTTACCAGATTGTGGGAGAAATGAGAAAGAACGGGTTGAACCCGGATGCTGTAACGTGGAGGATTCTTGACAGATTACATGGTAATGTAGGGAAGCAAGTTTGCATTAGTGCAAATACACAATTTGAAGTGGGCCTACAAGAATTTCATTGCTAA